The genomic segment GACTCCGGCCAGCGCGGCCCGTAGTTTGCGGCAAGCCTACTCTGGTGCAGATTGGACGCACATGTGTCTGCGCCGACGCATGAACGACATGCAAAAGGCGTGATGATCCCACAGCGGCAGAATGTGAGGCCAGCCCCGGCTACGGGCCATCCCGAGCTTGACGGTGGCATCGAACCCCCGTATAAATCGGTCTAGATTCAAGCGACGAGGCAACAGTTCATTCGTTAGCCACCGTCTGGTACTTCGGTTGTCCATGGTGTCCTTTCCTTGAGTTCCGTCTAGAGTGGCGCATGCGCCATTCGCTTCTTTTATTTTTTCTGGAAAGCAAATCATGCAAACCGGTATCGTCAAATGGTTCAACGACGCCAAGGGCTTCGGCTTCATCAAGCCGGACGCAGGCGGTGACGACCTCTTCGCCCACTTCTCGGAAATCCGCTCGGAGGGTTTCAAGTCGCTGCAGGAAAACCAGCGTGTGTCGTTCGAAGTCAAGAACGGCCCGAAGGGTCTGCAAGCTGCGAACATCACCCCGCTGTAAGCAGGCACGCGGCGCGTCCAGCGCGCCACGATAAGAAACCCGCCCCTGTGGCGGGTTTTTTTGTGCCCGGAGACGGCCTAGACCCGCCGCCGGCGCCTTTTTCTCCTCTTTCCCGCCAGGCCCCGGACCGGACAGAACTCCCATCTGTCCTAGCGAAATCCTCCGACTGACGGATTCCGCAGAAACGGGTACGCCCTTTCCCATCTCAAAGCTGCCTTAGACGAGGTACTGCAGCGCACAACGCAGAAATGGGTACGCTCCGCGGATCTTTCGTCCGCAGAAACAGGTACGCATTGCCCTTAGCCGATTGCAG from the Cupriavidus sp. WKF15 genome contains:
- a CDS encoding cold-shock protein, which gives rise to MQTGIVKWFNDAKGFGFIKPDAGGDDLFAHFSEIRSEGFKSLQENQRVSFEVKNGPKGLQAANITPL